A window of the Drosophila simulans strain w501 chromosome 2L, Prin_Dsim_3.1, whole genome shotgun sequence genome harbors these coding sequences:
- the LOC6732486 gene encoding voltage-dependent calcium channel type D subunit alpha-1 isoform X8: protein MNTGDRKEQASLTPQQQQSPQQSEQQQPITRHDALDSSSANNKLNHKHNNDKDKDTTSDKSWEAGRDLLPASVVIVDESCASKSQKQPIEPSIVSRSGATSSSQRRRQLQFQRQKEAKLYDRGDGDRDREREREASTSTSTSTSASTTTTNTVMGGGELVNCIAYDDNTLVIERKPSPSSPSTSRRYLKAETPTRGSRKYNRKSSAKSDLEVVVVKPEHHHQHRSPTITLPVPANPLTTSASAGSSPTGAGLGAGLGTASGTVLQQRYIQLQLENEKKYIFHAMQEFDYMEQTRRSGAYCSALDPPEDPNQPSGTRRRPTSTELALSNVTSQIVNNATYKLDFKQRRHKSNNGGSESGSLTGIATGPATSPAAAGPTSSSGKRRKSSCTSCGGGGISAPPPRLTPEEAWQLQPQNSVTSAGSTNSSFSSGGGRDDNSSYSAVGGDSSSSNSCNCDITGDNSTLHGFGVGDVCSFIADCDDNSEDDDGDPNNQDLSSQTLRTAAIVAAVAAAAKEQAQEQSLADCESFSDRRQDADEDVRIIQDSCGGNNDSLEDVGEVDDNADVVVRKNSRNRPSIRRTCRITEEDDDEDENADYGDFDREDQELDDEEPEGTTIDIDEQEQQHDQGDSAEEEDDDEDVDEYFEEEEDDTQAFSPFYSSSAELIDNFGGGAGKFFNIMDFERGASGGGGFSPNGNGGPGSGDVSRTARYDSGEGDLGGGNNIMGIDSMGIANIPETMNGTTIGPSGAGGQKGGAAAGAAGQKRQQRRGKPQPDRPQRALFCLSVKNPLRALCIRIVEWKPFEFLILLTIFANCIALAVYTPYPGSDSNVTNQTLEKVEYVFLVIFTAECVMKILAYGFVLHNGAYLRNGWNLLDFTIVVIGAISTALSQLMKDAFDVKALRAFRVLRPLRLVSGVPSLQVVLNSILKAMVPLFHIALLVLFVIIIYAIIGLELFSGKLHKACRDEITGEYEENIRPCGVGYQCPPGYKCYGGWDGPNDGITNFDNFGLAMLTVFQCVTLEGWTDVLYSIQDAMGSDWQWMYFISMVILGAFFVMNLILGVLSGEFSKERNKAKNRGDFQKLREKQQIEEDLRGYLDWITQAEDIEPDAVGGLISDGKGKQPNEMDSTENLGEEMPEVQMTESRWRKMKKDFDRVNRRMRRACRKAVKSQAFYWLIIVLVFLNTGVLATEHYGQLDWLDNFQEYTNVFFIGLFTCEMLLKMYSLGFQGYFVSLFNRFDCFVVIGSITETLLTNTGMMPPLGVSVLRCVRLLRVFKVTKYWRSLSNLVASLLNSIQSIASLLLLLFLFIVIFALLGMQVFGGKFNFDGKEEKYRMNFDCFWQALLTVFQIMTGEDWNAVMYVGINAYGGVSSYGALACIYFIILFICGNYILLNVFLAIAVDNLADADSLSEVEKEEEPHDESAQKKSHSPTPTIDGMDDHLSIDIDMEQQELDDEDKMDHETLSDEEVREMCEEEEEVDEEGMITARPRRMSEVNTATKILPIPPGTSFFLFSQTNRFRVFCHWLCNHSNFGNIILCCIMFSSAMLAAENPLKANDDLNKVLNKFDYFFTAVFTIELILKLISYGFVLHDGAFCRSAFNLLDLLVVCVSLISLVSSSNAISVVKILRVLRVLRPLRAINRAKGLKYVVKCVVVAIKTIGNIMLVTYLLQFMFAVIGVQLFKGKFFKCTDGSKMTQDECYGTYLVYDDGDVHKPRLREREWSNNRFHFDDVAKGMLTLFTVSTFEGWPGLLYVSIDSNKENGGPIHNFRPIVAAYYIIYIIIIAFFMVNIFVGFVIVTFQNEGEQEYKNCDLDKNQRNCIEFALKAKPVRRYIPKHGIQYKVWWFVTSSSFEYTIFILIMINTVTLAMKFYNQPLWYTELLDALNMIFTAVFALEFVFKLAAFRFKNYFGDAWNVFDFIIVLGSFIDIVYSEIKSKDTSQIAECDIVEGCKSTKKSAGSNLISINFFRLFRVMRLVKLLSKGEGIRTLLWTFIKSFQALPYVALLIVLLFFIYAVVGMQVFGKIALDGNNAITANNNFQTFQQAVLVLFRSATGEAWQEIMMSCSAQPDVKCDMNSDTPGEPCGSSIAYPYFISFYVLCSFLIINLFVAVIMDNFDYLTRDWSILGPHHLDEFIRLWSEYDPDAKGRIKHLDVVTLLRKISPPLGFGKLCPHRMACKRLVSMNMPLNSDGTVLFNATLFAVVRTSLSIKTDGNIDDANSELRATIKQIWKRTNPKLLDQVVPPPGNDDEVTVGKFYATYLIQDYFRRFKKRKEQEGKEGHPDSNTVTLQAGLRTLHEVSPALKRAISGNLDELDQEPEPMHRRHHTLFGSVWSSIRRHGNGTFRRSAKATASQSNGALAIGGSASAALGVGGSSLVLGSVDPAGGDYLYDTLNRSVADGVNNITRNIMQARLAAAGKLQDELQGAGSGGELRTFGESISMRPLAKNGGGAATVAGTLPPEANAINYDNRNRGILLHPYNNVYAPNGALPGHERMIQSTPASPYDQRRLPTSSDMNGLAESLIGGVLAAEGLGKYCDSEFVGTAAREMREALDMTPEEMNLAAHQILSNEHSLSLIGSSNGSIFGGSAGGLGGAGSGGGLGGSSSIRNAFGGSGSGPSSLSPQHQPYSGTLNSPPIPDNRLRRVATVTTTNNNNKSQVSQNNSSSLNVRANANSQMNMSPTAQPVQQQSPQRGQGNPTYSS, encoded by the exons ATGAATACAG GAGACCGTAAGGAGCAAGCCTCGTTAAcaccgcaacagcaacaatcgCCGCAGCAGtcagagcaacagcaaccaatTACCCGACACGATGCCTTGGATAGTTCTAGTGCTAACAATAAACTAAATCATAAACACAATAACGATAAGGATAAGGATACCACTAGCGATAAGAGCTGGGAGGCGGGCAGAGATTTATTGCCGGCCAGTGTTGTCATCGTCGATGAATCATGTGCCTCGAAAAGTCAGAAACAACCAATCGAGCCGAGCATTGTTTCGCGAAGTGGAGCCACCTCCTCATCGCAACGTCGCCGGCAATTGCAATTCCAGCGACAAAAGGAGGCCAAACTTTATGACCGTGGAGATGGGGATCGGGACCGCGAACGGGAGCGGGAAGCCTCGACCTCGACCTCAACCTCGACCTCCGCCTCGACCACCACCACGAATACTGTGATGGGTGGCGGGGAGCTGGTGAACTGTATAGCCTACGATGACAACACCCTGGTCATCGAGAGGAAACCCTCGCCCTCCTCCCCGTCCACCAGCCGGCGTTATCTGAAGGCCGAAACGCCGACGCGTGGCAGTCGAAAGTACAACCGCAAGTCATCGGCGAAAAGTGATTTGGAAGTGGTCGTTGTCAAACCGGAAcaccatcatcagcatcgATCGCCGACGATAACGCTTCCGGTTCCGGCTAACCCACTAACCACATCGGCATCGGCGGGATCCTCGCCCACGGGAGCGGGATTGGGAGCCGGATTGGGAACTGCCTCGGGAACAGTCCTGCAACAAAGGTACATACAACTCCAGCTGGAGAACGaaaagaaatacattttccatGCAATGCAAGAGTTTGATTACATGGAACAAACTAGGCGTTCTGGGGCATA CTGCAGTGCACTTGATCCGCCCGAGGATCCGAATCAGCCCAGCGGGACCAGGAGGCGACCCACCAGCACCGAGCTCGCCCTCAGCAACGTCACCAGTCAGATTGTAAACAACGCCACCTACAAGCTAGACTTCAAGCAACGTCGtcacaaaagcaacaacggAGGCAGTGAGTCAGGATCTCTAACCGGAATAGCCACAGGACCGGCGACAAGtcccgcagcagcaggaccaACCAGTTCCAGCGGCAAGCGGCGCAAGTCCAGTTGCACATCCTGCGGCGGAGGTGGCATCAGTGCCCCGCCCCCGAGACTAACGCCCGAGGAGGCGTGGCAACTGCAACCGCAGAACAGTGTTACCAGTGCCGGCAGCACAAACAGTAGTttcagcagcggcggcggacGCGACGATAATAGTAGTTACAGTGCCGTCGgcggcgacagcagcagcagcaatagttGCAACTGCGATATCACCGGTGATAACAGTACATTGCATGGTTTTGGCGTCGGCGACGTTTGTAGTTTTATCGCCGATTGTGACGACAATAGCGAGGACGACGACGGCGATCCGAATAACCAGGATCTCAGCTCGCAAACCCTGCGTACAGCGGCCATCGTAGCGGCAGTTGCGGCTGCAGCCAAGGAACAGGCCCAGGAGCAATCGCTCGCCGACTGCGAGAGCTTCAGCGATCGGCGGCAGGATGCCGATGAGGACGTCCGCATCATCCAGGATAGCTGCGGCGGCAACAACGACTCACTCGAAGACGTCGGCGAGGTGGACGACAACGCCGACGTTGTCGTGAGAAAGAACTCGAGGAATCGTCCCTCGATCAGAAGGACATGCAGGATAaccgaggaggacgacgacgaagaCGAGAACGCGGACTACGGTGATTTCGATCGGGAGGATCAAGAGCTAGACGACGAGGAGCCCGAGGGCACCACCATTGACATTGATGAGCAGGAACAGCAGCACGACCAAGGGGATTCCGCTGAAGAggaagacgacgacgaggacgtCGACGAGTACtttgaggaggaggaggacgacacGCAGGCCTTTTCGCCATTCTACTCCAGTTCCGCGGAGCTAATTGATAATTTTGGTGGCGGTGCGGGCAAGTTCTTCAACATTATGGACTTCGAGCGTGGAGCCTCCGGCGGGGGAGGCTTTTCGCCAAACGGCAACGGTGGTCCCGGCAGCGGAGATGTTTCCCGGACGGCGAGATACGACTCCGGGGAGGGGGATCTGGGCGGTGGCAACAATATCATGG GCATCGATTCTATGGGCATTGCAAACATTCCGGAAACCATGAACGGCACCACAATTGGACCAAGTGGAGCTGGTGGCCAAAAAggtggagctgctgcaggtgcCGCCGGCCAAAAGCGACAACAGCGCCGTGGAAAACCGCAACCAGACAGACCACAACGAGCATTGTTTTGCCTGAGCGTCAAGAATCCTCTGCGAGCCTTGTGCATTCGCATCGTGGAGTGGAA ACCATTTGAGTTCCTTATTTTGTTAACCATTTTTGCCAACTGTATTGCCTTGGCTGTTTACACCCCTTATCCGGGCAGCGATTCAAACGTGACGAATCAAACCTTG GAAAAAGTTGAATATGTATTCCTAGTTATATTCACAGCGGAATGTGTTATGAAAATTTTAGCATATGGTTTTGTGTTACATAATGGTGCATATCTAAGAAATGGATGGAATTTATTAGATTTTACAATTGTAGTTATAGG GGCGATAAGTACTGCACTCTCCCAATTGATGAAGGACGCCTTTGATGTGAAGGCCCTACGTGCCTTTCGAGTGCTACGTCCACTGCGGCTTGTATCGGGTGTACCAA GTCTACAGGTTGTGctgaattcaattttaaaggcCATGGTGCCACTGTTTCACATTGCACTCCTGGTCCTATTCGTAATCATAATCTATGCGATCATTGGCCTAGAGCTCTTCTCTGGCAAATTGCACAAGGCGTGTCGCGATGAGATCACAG GTGAATACGAAGAAAACATCCGGCCCTGCGGAGTGGGTTACCAGTGTCCACCGGGCTACAAGTGCTACGGCGGATGGGATGGACCAAACGACGGCATCACCAACTTCGACAACTTTGGCCTGGCCATGTTGACGGTGTTCCAGTGCGTCACCCTTGAGGGCTGGACTGATGTCCTATATAGC ATCCAAGATGCAATGGGCAGCGATTGGCAGTGGATGTACTTCATTTCCATGGTTATCCTGGGTGCCTTCTTCGTGATGAATCTGATTCTCGGTGTGTTGTCCGGTGAGTTCTCCAAGGAGCGTAACAAGGCCAAGAACCGCGGCGACTTCCAGAAGCTGCGCGAGAAGCAGCAGATCGAAGAGGATCTGCGGGGCTATCTCGATTGGATTACCCAAGCCGAGGACATTGAACCAGACGCCGTGGGAGGTCTGATATCCGATGGCAAGGGCAAGCAGCCCAACGAAATGGATTCCACCGAGAACCTGGGCGAAGAAATGCCCGAGGTCCAAATGACTGAATCACGATGGCGCAAAATGAAGAAGGACTTCGATCGAGTCAATCGCCGAATGCGAAGGGCCTGTCGCAAGGCAGTCAAGTCCCAGGCCTTCTACTGGCTCATCATCGTTTTGGTGTTTCTCAACACAGGTGTCTTGGCCACGGAGCATTATGGCCAGCTTGATTGGCTGGATAATTTCCAGG agtACACCAACGTGTTCTTCATCGGTCTGTTCACCTGCGAAATGTTGTTGAAGATGTACAGCTTGGGCTTTCAGGGCTACTTCGTTTCGCTGTTCAAtcgttttgattgttttgtggTGATTGGCAGCATTACGGAAACCCTGTTAACGAACACGGGAATGATGCCTCCATTGGGTGTCTCCGTGCTGCGTTGTGTACGCCTCCTGAGAGTCTTTAAAGTAACTAA GTACTGGCGGTCTCTCTCAAATCTCGTCGCTTCCCTATTGAACTCTATACAATCGATTGCTTCACTTTTGTTACTGCTCTTCCTATTTATTGTGATATTTGCTCTGCTGGGCATGCAAGTTTTTGGcggtaaatttaattttgatggAAAAGAGGAGAAGTATCGAATGAACTTCGACTGCTTCTGGCAGGCTCTACTCACAGTGTTTCAG ATCATGACTGGTGAGGATTGGAATGCTGTGATGTATGTGGGCATCAATGCCTATGGCGGTGTTTCCTCCTATGGTGCCTTGGCCTgtatttactttattattttgttcatATGCGGTAACTACATCCTGCTAAACGTGTTCTTGGCCATTGCTGTGGATAATTTGGCCGATGCCGACTCGCTCTCTGAGGTCGAAAAAGAAGAGGAACCT cACGATGAATCTGCTCAGAAGAAGTCTCATAGTCCGACTCCAACAATTGATGGCATGGATGATCACCTCAGCATAGATATCGATATGGAGCAACAGGAACTAGATGATGAAGACAAGAT GGACCATGAAACATTATCAGACGAGGAAGTCCGTGAAATGTgcgaggaggaagaggaag TGGATGAAGAAGGCATGATTACAGCACGACCCCGACGTATGTCTGAGGTTAATACGGCAACGAAAATTCTACCCATACCGCCGGGCAcatcattttttcttttctcacAAACGAACAG ATTTCGCGTCTTCTGCCACTGGCTTTGCAATCACAGCAATTTCGGCAACATTATCCTGTGTTGCATTATGTTTTCATCGGCTATGTTGGCAGCAGAGAAtcctctgaaagccaatgaTGACCTGAATAAA gtgctcaataaatttgattattttttcaCGGCAGTTTTCACAATAGAACTGATtctgaaattgatttcataCGGCTTCGTATTACACGACGGAGCCTTTTGCAGATCCGCATTTAATCTATTAGATTTACTTGTGGTCTGCGTGTCATTGATATCTCTAGTGTCCAG TTCGAATGCGATTTCAGTCGTGAAAATTCTACGTGTGCTCCGTGTTTTAAGGCCACTCAGAGCCATTAATCGTGCCAAGGGACTGAAG TATGTGGTCAAGTGCGTTGTAGTCGCAATCAAAACCATTGGTAATATCATGTTGGTGACATATTTGTTACAATTCATGTTCGCTGTTATTGGAGTACAACTCTTTAAG GGCAAGTTTTTCAAGTGCACTGATGGTTCCAAAATGACTCAAGATGAATGCTA cgGAACCTATTTGGTctatgatgatggcgatgttCATAAGCCGCGACTCAGGGAACGGGAATGGAGTAACAATCGCTTCCATTTCGATGATGTGGCCAAGGGCATGTTGACATTATTCACGGTGTCCACCTTTGAGGGTTGGCCAGG TTTGCTGTATGTTTCAATTGATTCGAATAAGGAAAACGGCGGTCCAATACACAACTTCCGTCCGATCGTAGCTGCCTACTATATAAtctacattattattattgccttCTTCATGGTGAACATATTCGTCGGTTTCGTTATCGTCACTTTCCAAAATGAGGGTGAACAGGAATATAAGAATTGTGATCTGGATAAAAATCAGCGCAATTGCATAGAGTTTGCCTTGAAAGCGAAACCCGTTAGACGCTATATACCCAAGCATGGTATACAATATAAGGTCTGGTGGTTCGTCACGTCGTCATCCTTCGAATACACAATATTCATACTGATCATGATAAACACGGTAACACTGGCTATGAAGTTTTATAATCAGCCGTTGTGGTACACGGAACTTTTAGATGCTTTGAATATGATATTTACGGCGGTGTTTGCtttggaatttgtttttaaattagcCGCGTTTCGATTTAAG AACTACTTTGGAGATGCCTGGAACGTCTTCGATTTTATCATCGTTTTAGGCAGTTTCATTGACATTGTCTACTCTGAAATTAAG agCAAGGATACCTCTCAGATAGCAGAATGCGACATTGTAGAGGGCTGCAAATCCACCAAGAAATCA GCTGGTTCAAATTTAATATCCATCAATTTCTTCCGACTGTTCCGAGTGATGCGACTCGTCAAGCTTCTCAGCAAAGGCGAAGGCATTCGAACATTACTGTGGACTTTTATTAAATCCTTCCAAGCACTTCCATATGTAGCCCTGCTAATTGTGCTtctatttttcatttatgcgGTTGTGGGGATGCAG GTGTTCGGCAAAATTGCTCTAGATGGAAACAACGCCATCACGGCCAATAACAATTTCCAAACGTTCCAGCAGGCTGTTTTAGTACTCTTCCGATCGGCCACCGGAGAAGCTTGGCAGGAAATTATGATGTCCTGCTCGGCGCAACCGGATGTGAAGTGCGATATGAATTCAGATACGCCGGGAGAACCATGCGGTTCCTCAATAGCCTATCCCTACTTTATTTCCTTCTATGTTCTCTGCTCGTTTTTG ATCATTAATCTTTTCGTGGCCGTCATTATGGACAACTTTGACTATCTGACTCGGGATTGGTCCATTTTGGGTCCCCATCACCTGGACGAGTTTATTCGTCTTTGGAGCGAGTACGATCCGGACGCCAAGGGGCGCATCAAACACTTGGATGTGGTCACATTGCTGAGAAAGATCTCCCCACCACTTGGCTTCGGCAAACTGTGTCCACATAGAATGGCCTGCAAGCGACTGGTTTCCATGAACATGCCCCTCAACTCAGATGGAACGGTTCTCTTCAATGCCACACTGTTTGCGGTGGTCCGCACTTCGCTGAGCATCAAAACTGACGGTAACATCGATGATGCCAACTCCGAGCTGCGCGCCACGATCAAGCAGATCTGGAAGCGGACCAATCCAAAGCTTCTGGATCAGGTGGTACCACCGCCGGGCAACGATGACGAGGTGACCGTCGGCAAGTTCTACGCCACATATCTAATTCAGGACTACTTCCGGCGCTTCAAGAAGCGCAAGGAACAGGAGGGCAAGGAGGGTCATCCGGACAGCAATACAGTCACGCTGCAGGCCGGTTTGCGAACCCTACACGAAGTGTCTCCAGCTCTCAAGAGAGCCATCTCGGGCAATCTCGACGAGTTGGACCAGGAGCCGGAGCCCATGCATCGC CGCCACCATACGCTTTTTGGCAGCGTGTGGTCATCGATCCGCCGACATGGAAACGGAACCTTCAGGCGAAGTGCCAAGGCAACTGCTTCGCAAAGCAACGGAGCCTTGGCGATCGGTGGATCCGCATCCGCGGCCTTGGGCGTGGGCGGTAGCTCGCTGGTCCTGGGGAGCGTCGATCCCGCTGGCGGGGATTATCTGTACGACACCTTGAACCGCAGCGTAGCCGACGGAGTGAACAATATAACGCGGAACATAATGCAGGCACGCTTGGCGGCAGCCGGAAAGCTGCAGGACGAACTGCAGGGGGCTGGGAGTGGCGGAGAGCTAAGGACGTTCGGCGAGAGCATATCCATGCGAccgctggccaaaaatggagGCGGAGCGGCCACTGTGGCCGGAACACTGCCGCCTGAGGCGAATGCCATTAACTATGA CAACCGCAATCGTGGTATTTTATTGCATCCATATAACAATG TCTACGCACCCAATGGTGCTCTTCCTGGCCACGAACGCATGATCCAATCGACACCAGCTAGTCCCTACGATCAGCGTCGTTTACCAACTTCATCTGATATGAACGGCCTAGCCGAATCATTGATTGGAGGG GTACTCGCCGCTGAGGGATTGGGTAAATACTGCGACTCCGAGTTCGTGGGGACTGCTGCACGGGAGATGCGCGAGGCGCTGGACATGACGCCCGAGGAAATGAACCTGGCCGCCCACCAGATCCTCTCGAACGAGCACTCGCTGAGTCTGATCGGCAGTAGCAATGGGAGCATCTTCGGTGGATCCGCCGGTGGCCTGGGAGGGGCTGGTTCTGGAGGTGGGTTGGGCGGTAGCAGCAGCATTCGCAACGCCTTcggcggaagcggaagtggcCCGTCCTCGCTGTCGCCGCAGCATCAGCCTTACTCGGGCACTCTGAACTCACCACCGATTCCGGATAATCGTCTGAGACGTGTTGCCACAGTCACGaccacaaacaataacaataagtCCCAAGTTAGCCAAAACAATTCGAGTAGCTTAAATGTTAGAGCTAATGCCAATAGCCAAATGAACATGTCACCAACTGCACAACCAGTGCAGCAACAATCGCCGCAAAGAGGACAGGGCAATCCGACCTACTCCTCATAG